The Apium graveolens cultivar Ventura chromosome 6, ASM990537v1, whole genome shotgun sequence genome contains a region encoding:
- the LOC141664729 gene encoding pectinesterase-like, whose translation MEYMAIVSTCLFIHLLVFIPTVVVHGAKKTNLETTPFIVHRDSALSDTMNEAVQVHHLISAMNTTSFEDRANSAWADCLELYEDSIHYLNHSMSLSKTKKDYTNDVHTWLSSSLTNHETCHNGFADFNLSNIYFKFFPSNNISKFLSNSLAINKAVMASKTSRLSSKYSDLSSKNSKERHLLDHELPEWLSASDRKLLEAEAPPIDVVVAQDGSGNFTTISEAVAAKTGIKRFVIYVKKGVYNEYVEIKRSVKNLTLFGDGIDATIVTGSNSNADGFTTFRSATFAARGQGLIVRGMTFENTAGPQKHQAVAMRSSSDLSVFYNCSFKGYQDTLYVHSNRQFYRNCDIYGTVDFIFGNAVAVIQNSNIYVRMPMSKQMNTITAQERSSPDENTGIVLHNCLVTAAPDLKPVQGTFKTYLGRPWKEYSRTIVVKSYLDDLVDPSGWLPWNGDFALQTLYYGEYMNNGSGAGTADRVKWPGYHIITNAEEAERFSVASFLNDNLWLAATGVPYTPGL comes from the exons ATGGAGTATATGGCAATCGTATCAACTTGTCTTTTCATCCATCTTCTGGTGTTTATTCCTACTGTGGTTGTGCATGGTGCTAAGAAAACCAACCTTGAGACGACCCCGTTTATCGTGCACCGTGATTCTGCACTTTCAGACACGATGAATGAGGCCGTGCAAGTCCATCATCTCATATCAGCCATGAACACAACCTCTTTCGAAGATAGAGCCAATTCTGCGTGGGCTGATTGTTTGGAGCTGTACGAGGATAGTATTCACTACCTCAATCATTCCATGTCTTTAAGTAAAACCAAGAAGGATTATACTAACGATGTTCATACTTGGTTGAGTTCATCCCTTACGAACCATGAAACATGTCATAATGGTTTTGCAGATTTCAACTTATCAAATATTTACTTTAAATTCTTTCCCTCGAATAATATCTCAAAGTTCCTTAGCAATTCTCTTGCCATAAATAAAGCTGTAATGGCTTCAAAAACTTCGAGGCTATCTAGTAAATATTCAGATCTATCTAGTAAAAATTCAAAAGAGCGGCACTTACTAGATCATGAGCTGCCGGAGTGGCTTTCAGCAAGTGACCGCAAGCTTCTTGAGGCAGAGGCACCGCCGATTGATGTGGTTGTAGCGCAAGACGGGTCGGGTAATTTTACGACCATATCTGAGGCTGTGGCTGCAAAGACTGGGATCAAGAGATTTGTTATATACGTGAAAAAAGGAGTTTACAATGAGTACGTAGAGATCAAGAGATCAGTCAAGAATTTGACGCTTTTTGGAGATGGGATTGATGCTACAATTGTTACAGGCAGTAACAGTAATGCAGATGGCTTCACAACTTTTCGATCAGCAACTTTTG CTGCTAGAGGACAAGGATTGATTGTTCGGGGCATGACTTTTGAAAACACAGCCGGACCCCAGAAGCACCAAGCTGTTGCAATGCGGTCTAGCTCAGATTTATCAGTTTTTTACAATTGCAGCTTCAAAGGTTATCAAGATACTCTCTACGTTCATTCTAATCGTCAATTCTACCGCAACTGTGACATCTACGGAACTGTAGACTTTATATTCGGCAATGCTGTTGCAGTCATACAAAACAGTAACATTTATGTGAGGATGCCAATGAGCAAACAAATGAATACCATAACAGCACAAGAGAGATCAAGTCCCGACGAGAACACAGGTATTGTGTTACATAATTGTTTGGTCACAGCAGCCCCGGATTTGAAACCAGTTCAGGGTACGTTTAAGACTTATCTTGGAAGGCCGTGGAAGGAATATTCAAGGACAATTGTCGTAAAAAGTTATCTAGATGATTTAGTCGACCCCTCTGGTTGGCTTCCATGGAACGGCGATTTTGCACTACAGACATTATATTATGGTGAATATATGAATAATGGAAGTGGTGCAGGTACTGCTGACAGGGTGAAATGGCCAGGGTATCATATCATAACAAATGctgaggaggctgaaagatttTCTGTTGCGAGTTTCTTAAATGATAATTTATGGCTTGCGGCTACTGGAGTGCCTTACACTCCTGGGTTATGA